CTGAGAAAGGGGAGTGCACCTCCTAGGaggttttcatttgctttaagcATCCCCTGGAATAATTCACTGGTCTGCAAAGATAAGTGACTTTGGTGGTTGTTACATCCTCCTGACTTTACTCTTTTTAATAGATTTGTACATTTTAATAGTCAGCTCTGCatttatgtgtgtgcatgttggGGTGTATAATGTCTGAAGGGAAggtgcaaagaagatggagccaggctcttttcagtgacGGGACAAGAGGCAAGTTGCCCTGAGAGGTTGTGAAGTCTTATTCCTTTGAGaaattcaaaagccatctggataTGGTCTTGTGCAACCAtctctaggtgaccctgcttgagcaggagtTTTGGACAGATAACCTCCAGagatctcttccaacctcaaccattctgtgattctgtgattcagtgaaataatcaCACTTTTGCAGGTGTTTTCAGTGTATGCCTCATATTTCTATCTCTCAGTAAAGATACAGCAGTAACTCTAATAATGCTTTTACTATAGTTGCAAATATAACAAAGTCTGTATACCCCATGGATACTTGCTGGCACGTAAGTCAACAAGAACACTGAAGGCAAGCATTTTGGATGACCAAAGAATACTTCAGTGATGTGCTTGTGACTAAAAGTTTCCTACCTGCTGCTAGACAGGTTGCGATAGATCTCTGTGCAACAAATGTTCACTTCACAGATAACAGCCACCAACCCGTGGGGAACTGCCCACACTCTCAAATACTGCTTTCTGTACAACACTACTGATTGTCGCAAAGCCCCAGTTCCCATATGATGTAGTGAAAAAGCGTGTGCCATGGGATAGAAGGAGAGCATATGGGCATTGGCAAAAGGAAGACTTCTTCCCCATTGAAAAAGATCTGACCCCAGCTTCCCTAGCCCAACGCCAAGAAGCTGTTCAATTAACCAGTGCCTCATTCCAGAGTTTTACCCTCTATGTGGAAATTCTTAGCTTTGGAGCTGTAGACAGCCTGGTTGGTGCAAGCCATACTCCTATCATAGTCCAGCTCAGGATTATCCTCCTCCAGCCACCTCAGGAAGCCTCTTCCCATGAGCTCCACCTCCACAACAGGATCCACCAGGGTACTCCTGAGGTTCAGAACTGGTTGGCTGTCTATGCTGGAGCCAGTCAAATGCACCTCAATCTCAGGCAGCACCAGGTTAATTGCTCTCACTGTCAACATGAGGGAAGAGCGGGAGCTGGGTGCTCGGTGCTACTGGGGTCCAAAGGTTGCATTGCAAGGTCATCttctccacccccaccccatgACACTGTAGTTTGTGAGGTCATGGCATGGGGGATGGGCAAGGAGGGTGTCTCACAGGGAGAGATCTCAGCTCTCCAAGCTATGCCAGAGATGATCAGAACCATTCATCTGATTATTAGCAGCCCCTAACTAATTGGCAAACATTCACCTACACATTTAGGAATGGTATCAGCAACACAGCAGATAAACCACAATTCAAGACACCGAGAAAATGTTGATAAACACCCAGAAATTTCTAAGCGCATTTTCCATGAGTAACCCCCAAAACTTTtaagcatgcacacacacacacatatatgcatgGTTAGGTGCATCCTCCTCTGGGGTGCTGGTTGCACAATTCATGCACCTCTCCTTGGGGAGACATGGGTGCTCTATGTGCACCCTACCCACTAATCTATCCACCAGTGAGAACACACCCCACAAACCCCACACACACCATGGTGTTACACCCATCAGTGTCAGCATGCTGGCTGCACACAGACTGCTCGCATCATCTGGCAGTGGCAGCTTTGGCTTTGGTGGCTGTCTTTTCCCTCACCCCACTCCTGGGTCTCGTCTCCGGTCACAACTTCTCACACTTCCTTGAGATTTCTTTCGAGGCTGATTCTTTCTACTCTCATAAATCTGGTAATCCCCATCTACTGTTTAATTGAGCTGATGGCTGTCTCAAGTAAACTTCACCATTCCTACTTTCCTCATGGTATTACCAGTTTTGGGCAACCACCTTTCCAGAAGGCACAGTTTTGTGTATTGTGTTCACACCCGTTGTACACACACACCTCACTACCGCTTTAGCCACTGCTATCTGGGCATGCTACCAAGAGGGAGGTGTGCAAACCTCCCCGCAGCAAACTACTAGCAGTGGGTAGTAGTTGATGTCGCTGATGTTACCAGCATAACCAGTGGCCAGAAGACTACAGCAAATGCCAGTGAGATCtgagcacagcagggcaggcaagTGGCCACCACACCAGCCCTCTGGGcagcaaggtcctgcacctcTGACCAAAGCCAATGGGCTCTTGGTCACCAATGCAGGATGACTGGCAAGATTTTATTGTAATGTAGGAGGCTTTGGTGAAAATGGCTAAAGGCAAGGGACAGAGATGAACCTCAGCCCATTTTGTCTCCTGAACTTCCCTTTGTCATATCAGAGCAATTCCAGctagctggagctgctgcaacTCAATTATAATATTAAGGGGAAAGACATATTCCTTCCAAAAACCACCTCAAAACACTGTAAGACTGATCTGAGATAGACCTCAGATGCTGTTGGACACTTGGATTGAATGGGTGTGCCATGCTCTGACCCACATAGa
This sequence is a window from Balearica regulorum gibbericeps isolate bBalReg1 chromosome 1, bBalReg1.pri, whole genome shotgun sequence. Protein-coding genes within it:
- the ARRDC5 gene encoding arrestin domain-containing protein 5; the encoded protein is MLTVRAINLVLPEIEVHLTGSSIDSQPVLNLRSTLVDPVVEVELMGRGFLRWLEEDNPELDYDRSMACTNQAVYSSKAKNFHIEDGWLDSGVHNFDFHFSFPPSSPSTFTRKTSCISCFIQRTCCSCKIVLAKEMFTIARNCW